From the Brassica napus cultivar Da-Ae unplaced genomic scaffold, Da-Ae ScsIHWf_3088;HRSCAF=3902, whole genome shotgun sequence genome, one window contains:
- the LOC106453896 gene encoding polycomb group protein FERTILIZATION-INDEPENDENT ENDOSPERM-like, translating to MWKKEGMTQLHKKLYKVTKRIQQGMTPLYSVAFNFIDDRFYDYFVSAGGNGINMCICLDDGDIFPLHSYTDEDEESFYTASWACDVERNPFVVAGGFNGRIRVINVNDKIVHKTLVGHEGPVNEIRTHPMKPQLVISASKDGSVRLWNIETGICILIFAGTGGHRSEVLSVDFHASDMSRFVSCDMEATTKIWSLTESWKYVEMSFTWKDDPKTFPTQVVQFPVFTASDRSNLLNCNRWYGYNILSKGDACDIRLWQPQLKENSPGEGDFYVRLVYAIPDSYHRIIKFSCDLSMKFVSVGNDKGDIYVWDLKSFPPVLVTVLSHYKSKSLIRQTAMSTDGTTILATSEDGTLWRWDVERP from the exons ATGTGGAAGAAAGAAGGGATGACTCAATTGCACAAGAAATTGTACAAAGTGACCAAGAGGATTCAACAAGGGATGACCCCTTTGTATTCTGTTGCTTTTAACTTCATTGATGACCGTTTCTACGATTACTTCGTCTCCGCTGGTGGAAATGGG ATTAATATGTGCATTTGTCTTGACGATGGTGACATATTTCCATTGCACTCCTACACTGATGAAGAT GAGGAGTCATTTTACACTGCAAGCTGGGCGTGTGACGTTGAAAGAAACCCATTTGTTGTGGCTGGAGGATTTAACGGCAGAATCCGAGTCATTAACGTCAATGATAAAATAGTTCATAAG ACTCTTGTGGGCCATGAAGGTCCAGTGAATGAAATTAGGACACATCCTATGAAACCTCAACTTGTGATTTCTGCTAGCAAG GATGGATCTGTTCGATTGTGGAATATTGAAACTGGGATTTGTATTCTGATATTTGCTGGAACTGGAGGTCATCGATCCGAAGTTCTAAGTGTG GATTTTCATGCCTCTGATATGAGCCGTTTTGTTAGTTGTGATATGGAAGCCACTACTAAGATATGGTCATTGACAG AGTCTTGGAAGTATGTTGAAATGTCATTCACATGGAAGGATGATCCAAAAACATTCCCAACACAAGTTGTACAATTCCCT GTATTTACAGCTTCAGATCGTTCAAATTTACTAAACTGTAACCGTTGGTATGGTTATAACATTCTTTCAAAG GGTGACGCGTGTGACATCAGGTTGTGGCAACCACAACTTAAAGAGAATTCTCCTGGAGAG GGTGATTTTTATGTTAGACTTGTATACGCTATTCCAGATAGTTATCACCGGATTATTAAGTTTTCTTGCGACCTCTCTATGAAATTTGTTTCAGTAG GGAATGATAAAGGCGACATTTATGTCTGGGATTTAAAGAGTTTCCCTCCTGTTTTGGTTACAGT GTTATCACACTATAAATCAAAGTCTCTGATCAGGCAAACCGCTATGTCCACTGATGGAAC CACAATTCTTGCTACCTCCGAGGACGGGACCTTATGGCGTTGGGACGTGGAGAGGCCCTAG